From one Cynocephalus volans isolate mCynVol1 chromosome X, mCynVol1.pri, whole genome shotgun sequence genomic stretch:
- the LOC134366665 gene encoding probable ATP-dependent RNA helicase DDX53 — protein sequence MSRVPDWKRAERSPGAPGASCDDRGGRGSSWNGPSRGLGPRAAGSHEPPLCFRLENHLVGSVIGRGGSKIKDLQRSTNTKIQIKKGDCEAVVKIFGSKDMKAKAKAAIDTLIKRQERYRSESDVDNAASQPPVGRDVSTVNVVREAPPLMDLDRIKAEAVAWEKRKWADLPPIKKDFYTESKATSSMSKEQVDKWRKENYNVMCDDLKDGEKRPIPNPACEFEDAFRPYTELMKSITRAGFQKPTPIQAQAWPIALKGVDLIGVAQTGTGKTLSYLMPGFIHLDGQPISREQRNGPGMLVLTPTRELALQVEAECSKYSYKGLKSICIHGGRNREGQIQGITKSVDIIIATPGRLNDLQMNKFVDLRSITYLVLDEADKMLHLGLEHQIKKILLDVRPDRQTVMTSATWPDSVRRLAQSYLKEPMIVYVGTLDLVAVNTVKQNIIVTTEAEKRALIQEFLENMSPKDKVIVFVNRKLVVDDLSSDFGIQGLPVQSLHGDRELCDREEALEDFKSGKVKILITTDLVSRGLDVNDITHVYNYDFPQNIEEYIHRVGRTGRAGKTGTSISLITQDNSKIANELIQILKRANQSVPEDLVAMAKRYNFHKQKKGTQ from the coding sequence ATGTCCCGGGTCCCGGACTGGAAGAGGGCAGAGCGTAGTCCAGGAGCTCCTGGGGCCAGCTGCGATgacagaggtggcagaggcagcagttGGAATGGCCCCTCACGCGGTTTGGGTCCTAGAGCCGCAGGCTCCCATGAACCACCACTCTGCTTTAGACTGGAGAACCACCTGGTTGGCTCAGTCATTGGTCGTGGtgggtcaaaaataaaagacctacagCGTTCGACAAACactaaaatacagattaaaaaggGGGATTGCGAAGCAGTAGTGAAAATTTTTGGCAGCAAAGATATGAAAGCAAAGGCCAAGGCAGCTATAGATACTcttattaaaagacaagaaaggtaCCGTTCAGAATCGGATGTGGATAATGCTGCGTCCCAACCTCCTGTTGGGAGAGACGTAAGCACAGTTAACGTTGTCAGAGAAGCTCCGCCATTGATGGATTTGGATCGTATTAAGGCAGAAGCCGTGgcgtgggaaaaaagaaagtgggcagATTTACCACCAATTAAGAAAGACTTTTACACAGAATCCAAAGCTACAAGCTCCATGTCTAAAGAACAGGTAGacaagtggaggaaagaaaattacaacgtAATGTGTGATGACTTGAAAGATGGTGAGAAGCGTCCCATCCCTAATCCAGCTTGTGAATTTGAGGACGCTTTCCGTCCGTACACAGAACTTATGAAAAGCATAACAAGGGCGGGTTTTCAAAAACCAACACCAATTCAGGCACAGGCATGGCCCATTGCCTTAAAAGGAGTAGATCTTATAGGAGTTGCCCAAACTGGCACAGGCAAAACATTGTCCTACTTAATGCCTGGGTTTATTCATCTTGATGGTCAACCGATATCTAGAGAACAAAGGAATGGACCTGGCATGCTAGTCCTCACTCCCACCAGAGAATTAGCTCTTCAGGTGGAAGCTGAATgttctaaatattcatataaaggtcTGAAAAGTATTTGTATACATGGTGGTAGAAATAGAGAAGGACAAATTCAAGGCATTACCAAAAGTGTAGATATCATTATTGCAACTCCTGGAAGACTGAATGACCTGCAAATGAATAAGTTTGTTGACCTACGAAGCATAACCTACTTGGTCTTAGATGAGGCAGATAAAATGCTACATCTGGGGCTTGAGCAccagattaagaaaattttgttagatgtgCGCCCAGATCGGCAGACTGTTATGACAAGTGCAACTTGGCCAGATTCTGTCCGTAGACTTGCACAGTCTTATTTGAAAGAGCCTATGATTGTTTATGTTGGCACTCTGGATCTAGTTGCTGTAAACACAGTGAAGCAAAATATAATCGttaccacagaagcagaaaaacgaGCTCTTATCCAAGAATTCCTAGAGAATATGtcaccaaaagacaaagtcatagtGTTTGTCAACCGAAAACTTGTTGTTGATGACTTATCAAgtgattttggtatccaaggcCTCCCTGTGCAATCACTACATGGTGACAGAGAGCTATGTGATCGAGAGGAAGCATTAGAAgactttaaaagtggaaaagtgaAGATATTGATTACAACTGATTTAGTATCCCGAGGACTTGATGTTAACGATATCACACacgtatataattatgatttcccACAAAACATTGAAGAATATATCCACAGAGTAGGACGTACTGGACGAGCAGGAAAGACTGGAACGTCAATTTCCCTTATCACTCAAGATAATTCAAAGATTGCCAATGAATTGattcaaattctgaaaagagCAAATCAGAGTGTCCCAGAAGATCTTGTAGCGATGGCCAAGCGATACAACttccataaacaaaaaaaggggacacag